Proteins from a single region of Schistocerca gregaria isolate iqSchGreg1 chromosome 3, iqSchGreg1.2, whole genome shotgun sequence:
- the LOC126355107 gene encoding NADH-ubiquinone oxidoreductase chain 5-like: protein MAGLGANFEFDLKKIIALSTLRQLGLIIRILAIGYPKLAFFHLLAHALFKALLFICAGSIIHNLKDSQDIRFIGSIVNFIPLTSVCFNVSSLSLCGIPFLAGFYSKDLILEMVCLR, encoded by the coding sequence atggctggattgggcgctaattttgagtttgatttaaagaagattattgctctttctactttaagacaacttggtttaataataagaattttggctataggttatccaaagcttgcattttttcatttattggctcatgctttatttaaggcattattatttatatgtgcaggttcaataattcataatttgaaggattctcaggatattcgttttataggatcaattgttaatttcatacctttaacttcagtttgttttaatgtttctagtttatctttgtgtggaataccttttttagcgggattttattcaaaggatttaattcttgagatggtttgtttaagatga